The Salminus brasiliensis chromosome 4, fSalBra1.hap2, whole genome shotgun sequence nucleotide sequence CCTAACATTACCCAAGAAAAACACTTTACTGATTTTCTGCAGGCCCAGACGGATCAAATAGCACCATCATGTTGCGACAATGGCAGCATACTTGTAGAGGAATATTTTCCCTGTTATGATACACAAAACATCTTGACAGTACTAGACATGTTTTAAGACATACAGATTTTAACAATCATGTTTTTCTTACTGTGATCCTAGCAAAACAATGTTCAGCTTACATGTATTTTCTCTGCCAGATCTCTCACAAAGCATCAAAACATACAGAGTATGGCAGGAGAGCAAATGATGCACATTAAATGAAAAATCAATTAAACCTTCTTGTCATTCTGTTGTACTGCATTCTTGTTACTCAAGTTAGAAAATTAATTTGATAAGGCATTTGTAGCATAGCTTCACTGCTAATTTAGACAACCAAAAGCAACAGCATCAAATACATCTGAAGCAATACATTCCCACAAGCTAATGTAAAAAGCAATAATTGTTTTAAAATATCTCATTGTTGAACTCCATTCATGTTTTCTAGCAGTAGCAATCTCATCAACTGTGTTGAGGTAAACAATTGTCAGGAGTCCACAAGAAAAGGATAGGCTGATTAAAAAACATCTTGCCGTTCTGAAACAAATTGAGCACTTGAACTGAGTGATATAGTGTCAGGTTGTGTTGTGTACCCTGCAGTGTTCAGAAAGAAAATTATGGACATTGTGGTAAATAGAGCCTTGTGGCATAACTCAAAATGCGGGGTTGGGAGGTTATAGAATTGTGTCATGAGAAAATGAGTCTCAAGATAGGTTCGAAATTGCAGGCTTAAACTATTTAGAAACTGAGgaaattatttgaattattttattttgtccaagaaaaaacattgtttttgccaAGGACAGTGTAATTTTAACTGTGGGATGACTAGactattttttatttgaggATGACCCTTGTTAAGGGTTTAAAATGTGTAGTAAAAGGTGATGTTAGATACATTTTGTGTGGTATTTTGAAGAATGATAATTTTGGAGCAGATCATTGTTTTAAACCCATAAAGAGAacctgttttgttactgtttaaAAAGAGCAAATTATGTAACATCCAACTTATTGTGTCTTTTACACAGTCCTTAATTTTCTTTAGTCTATGTTTGTCATCAGGTTTGAGGTTTGGTTGATTATGTACAGCATATTATCTGCATAACAGTGGAATTACCATGTTTGCTTAACTGTGCAAACGTATACTTATACAAAGTATACAGTTAATAATAACAGTACCTTGCAAAATTACATATCTCACTTTTGTATAATTGGAAGATACATCATTTGTCTTTAAGCACATTATAAcatgtggtggctcagtggttagagctctgggctattgatgacaggattTTGGGTTCGATACcggggctcagcaagctgccactgttgagcccttgagcaaggcccctaaccctctctgctccctgggcgctgcagcaatggctgcccaccgcgcAGTGAGCTGtgtgctcactggccactttgtgtgtttcactggtgtgtatctgtgtgttcacaaatgtgtgtatgtgtgttcagccaaattccatctgtgtaaCAAAATGTCACAAAGGGTGTATAGGGTTATCTTGTCTTGTCGGTTAGGTAGGATTTGAACCACAATTTCGCTGTCCCTATGATTTTAACCATGTTTTCTAATCATTCTAGTAGTAGTGTGTATATTAATAAGCTGCACTGAGGTTGAGTAGTACTAACAAGGGTATGCAGCATTGAACGAAAAAGATCATTTGTTATCTTAACTAGTGCTGCTATGATGAGGTCTGAATCCAGGTTGGGATTTTTCATATAACAAAGTTGTTGAAGTCCACATAAAGCTTTTTACATTTAAGTGGTGCTATACTTTTTTAAAGTTGACTGAAATGTATTTACGATTAGAACATCTAACTAGCTTCATTGGGTCAGATGGAGGGCAAGGTTAATAAATTCAGTAAAATTTCGGAAATGGTCTAAGATTGCTAAACTTTaatgtagaatatttagattatttattctaacacccagggtcaaaACTAGATCCAGGGTATGATTATAAAGTAATTACACCTGTAAGGAGGATTGAGATTCAATGGGGTGTGGTGATGCAAGGCAACACGTGACAGGCAAGTGATTAAGACATGCTGCCACTCATCACCAACATATCATCCTGAGCTTGTTGAAGCTTGATTAGAGGAATGCTGGCAGTCAGGAAGGACATAGATTTAAGTGGCAAAAATCATGGGTATCCCCTCTTCCTCAGCTTTGTCTGCATTTTGATAAGATATCAAAGTCACTGTTAGCTGAGCTTCTGTTGCCATTGTTGCATTGTGGGGTTTTATATTCCCACTTTGCCTGTACACTCATTTCATTGCTCTGAATTGCTGTATGGTATTCCGACTTACAATTTATATGCTTGAAGAATTTTGCTGCTTGCCCTTTATTGTCTGCTTTTACCAGGCCAATTTACAGGCCATTACTGATGAACAGTTTTAGCCTGCATTAGCTGTTTGGCCTGTCCATTCTTGAAGCGtttaataaatgtaacatttcatCTTTAGGTGTATTCAATTTGGccacattttcattttctattttgttcTCCATCCCCATACAGGTCATTGCTATTGCCATGGACGTGTTTACGGATGTGGATATTTTTAAAGAGGTAGTTGATGCGTCTGTCAGAGGTGTTCCAGTCTATATCCTCCTGAATCACAATCAGTTCAAATGCTTTCTCACTATGGCTGAAAATCATGACATTCAGATTCAAAAACTCAGGGTGAGTAAGCTTTCTTTTCCACAAGGTAAACATTACATGCATTGCAGACATGGGAGTGGGAGTGGGAGTTCATTTTAATGAGCAGTATATAATCCAGTTGATCAGAATCAGGAGACCATATGATCAGCAACACTGCAGTTGCATTTGGAAAGGTTTTAGATAGAAAACGTGTCCTGTCTGGTGAGGTGAATGAATGGAAAGTGCTGCTCTGATAACAAGGTTTTAGACATGACAGTCAGGTGCTTAAAATGGTTGTCCTTGCAGCTTTGCCCTGGGGAGTTGTAATAATTATTAGTGGGCTCAAATGCCATTGACTTTCTCCCCACTCCTCCTAAATGCTTTCCTCCTACAAAGGTGCCtgtttaaaattaaattgtttttttaaccAGGTGTTTAAATAAGATGGAAGTTCTGAAAATGTTTGGACATGGCTATAATGGCATGATATACAATTTTCTATCATATATGTCCaatatttttttagtttcaCAGTGATGGTTCTCTATAATATATTGATAAATATGTTCCACATATTGTATATCTTTGTATATCTTGGTATACAATTGAAATACCCAATATCCAATATTTGAAAATGGCAAATTAAAAATATAGTAAGCATATGTGTCAAACATATTTTAGTATATGactgtaaattacataaattacataaattcAAATTAATATACTGCCAGACATCAAAATCCAGTGTGGGTCTACTGTAAGACTTAAGCAACTGATCACAATCATACACTACAGAACATAAGATTCCAATGTGGATAAAACATCTGGGTTAAGGTTTTAGGCTAAAAGTAGTTATGCATTGATTTCAGCCCAGTGACACATCAGTGAGTTCACTGTCAATCAATGAATTCTAGATATTTCTAGGACAGGTACATACACAATTTAAAACTGTCTTTTACAACAGTCAGTAGCATTAGGATGTGACCCTTGTCCTCAAAAAGACTTATCTCTGTCTATGCAAAGCAGCTATAAAACTCATTCAGAATGGCAGCAGGATAATATAGTCAGTATATTGCTCCCAATTATGTTATGTCAGTACAGCATCATCACAATGTATCTGGTTCTACTGCataaatgttatttaaacattttttcccTGTTCCCTGTTTGTAGAACATGAGGGTGCGTACTGTGAAGGGCCAGGAGTACCTCTGTAGGTCAGGCGCCAAGTTCCATGGAGCTATGGTGCAAAAATTTCTCCTAGTTGACTGCCAAACAGTATTCTTCGGATCATACAGGTAAGATGAAATTCTTCAAGAGGaatcaaatattcaaataaagcaAAGTGGTAGCATAGCAACAGTCTGCAAATGCTTTCAAATAAAAACCTTTGAGATGTCAATGTCAACACTCTATTTACTCCAGCAGTTATTGCTCCAAAAGTCTTACTTCTGTCAGCGGAGCCAAAAGCTGGTTGTAGTGTGtagctttacataaatattttgatatgcatacatttgtttatttattatagtgtactattattattagtagtagctgTAGATTTATTTAAGTAGTTAATTAGATACAATACAACCTAAAGTTGTTTCTAATGTGTAATTGGTGCTGTGCTATGCTCTTCATTAGTTTCATATTTTGTGTAAATCCCTGGTTTCCAACACATTATTATGCCCTGATAAAAATAACATTCAGATAGTGAATGCACAATTATGTAGGTCttatgatctctctctctctctctcagtttcatGTGGTCCTATGAGAAGATCCACCTCAGTATGGTTCAAGTCATAACAGGCAGGCTGGTGGAGTCTTATGATGAGGAGTTCCGGACTCTTTATGCCCGCTCCACAATTCCAGCAGAATTCCAGCCTCAGGATATCTTGACAGATAGAAGATTAAATGGCAAAGGGGGCTATCTTGGTCACCCTATGAAAGCCTTTGAAAGGAGCGATCATTTAAGGCACACACTTGATTCAGTGTACCGACAAGCTTGTGAAAGACAGCCAGGCTTTAGAAGTATAGCGGCAGACCTCCCTGTCCCCTTGGCACACCATAGTAGATTCCTTCAGGAAACATCAGATTTCAACAAACGACACAGCTATGCAGGGGAGAGACAAGAGCCTTCACTTGTCCCTCAATACTCCAGATATGGCTCCAGTAACTGGAATGTGGCAGAAGAAAGCAGGCATTATGTGGGGAACCACTATCCAAGCACAATGGAGAACCCATATGAAAGCTCCAGACTGAACATGATGAACAGGAGTACAAACCTGCGCCAATCCTACCATGGTCATGATAAACAAGTTCACTTAATGCAGCAGAACCTGCCCAGCTTAGCAAACACCTCCAAATCATTTCTGCGCACCTGGAGGATAGAGTCTTACCTCAACAACAGTGAGGTACCTCTTGGAGAATCCTATGACTATTTGGACCAATACGAAATGGAGAACAAGCCTGCTCCTCCAATGCATTCTCGTCTTAGATCGTCCCTGGTTTTCAAGTCTACGATACCGGAACACCCAGAAACCAACAGTTACACGAATGAGTCCTCATCCTCCATACGCCATGATGATCAATTTGGAATGCGACCTAGTGTGCAGTACTACTCTTCAACACAGAGGAATCAAGCAGGATTATTGGACAATCGTGTGCAGCCTGATGAATTTATGTTAAAGAGACGGAGTATGCAGATCTTGGACCATTCAGGAAACAACATGAACTATACTTCAGGAAGAGATGCAATATATGCCAGTTTAGGCCGAGCTAAAAGTCGACTCCTGATTAAGGACCCAGAGCAAGAGAACTTGTACAAAAGGCACAGTGTGGCAGATCCTAGATACAACTCATACAGCAGTAACATTAAAGAGTGTTCCAGCCACATGTATGGATCACTCTtgagaagaaagacagagaagagtACAGTAGGAGAGAACTCAAGAAGCCAAGGGTATTCCCAAAATCTGAAGGAGGACCAGAGATCTGTTTCTCATCACGACTTCCAAAAGGCAGAAAGCAAAGATCCACCATGCACTATATGGCAAGAGCCCCCCTCCAGGACTGTTTCTGCAACTGTCCTAGAAGTAGAGGACAAAGGACCGAGCAAACCCAATGGCATGTCCTCTCCACGATTCTTCAAAAAGAGTACCAAGAAAATAAAGTCTCTTCTAAATATTCCTGAAAGAAGGGAGAACTCACCCAAAAGAAAGAACACTTCAAGCCCAAAAGTAGGTGGCAGCTCTGACACTATTCTTTCTGAAGATGGGGACCATAAAGCACAGCATGGTATGAAACAATGGGACTACACAGCCATTTCAATGAAATCCACTGACAGCAGTAGGCTAAAAGGGGCAAATGGGCGGGTCTCTGAAAACGAGAACCATGCTGTGGTCTTGACTGGAGAATTATCTGCTCCTCGTTTTAGTACAGAGGAGCTCGCTGGTTCCCCAGCTGGTGATGGGACTGTGAGATCATCAGGACAGCTTTGTATCAAGCTTCCAGATGAGAGATCAGGTTTAGCACACGGAAGAACAAGTCTAGGGCAGAGAGAGTTAGTTGTAGGGAACAGATTGTACAGCAGATTTGAGCCTCTTTGCACATTTGAGACTAAACACACCCCTTCAGATCATGGCACCACTGTATCTGTAAACAGCCATatagcagaaaaacaaagaaattatTTCAATACTCGAGGACATTTAAGCACTGATCGGAACAATCATGTAGCCCAACAAACACATTCACATGACAACAAATTAGGCCGGTTTATACAGAGGGTTGGAAATTTGATCAATAAGAATAAGTAACAATGATCATGTGCATTCTTTGAAGTTGTCAAAGCAGTTAGCACTTCATTGTACAAAGTCTGTTATTTCTTAAAACCTtgaaaccttttttttgttacctTGTGCA carries:
- the fam83b gene encoding protein FAM83B is translated as MIPATAMMESNLSLLSSLKEEFKPEDYVQPHYKESYRLAIDSLVSGGKHVYQEFIKAEKIVSFLSEDEMHFITQNAEQLPVSIELEEPDLPANEEVSTGTYWPTHSDAPPPDLELGWPEVIHSRLQTNIDLLYHPPRLNSPTIKEVVRKHIQDARQVIAIAMDVFTDVDIFKEVVDASVRGVPVYILLNHNQFKCFLTMAENHDIQIQKLRNMRVRTVKGQEYLCRSGAKFHGAMVQKFLLVDCQTVFFGSYSFMWSYEKIHLSMVQVITGRLVESYDEEFRTLYARSTIPAEFQPQDILTDRRLNGKGGYLGHPMKAFERSDHLRHTLDSVYRQACERQPGFRSIAADLPVPLAHHSRFLQETSDFNKRHSYAGERQEPSLVPQYSRYGSSNWNVAEESRHYVGNHYPSTMENPYESSRLNMMNRSTNLRQSYHGHDKQVHLMQQNLPSLANTSKSFLRTWRIESYLNNSEVPLGESYDYLDQYEMENKPAPPMHSRLRSSLVFKSTIPEHPETNSYTNESSSSIRHDDQFGMRPSVQYYSSTQRNQAGLLDNRVQPDEFMLKRRSMQILDHSGNNMNYTSGRDAIYASLGRAKSRLLIKDPEQENLYKRHSVADPRYNSYSSNIKECSSHMYGSLLRRKTEKSTVGENSRSQGYSQNLKEDQRSVSHHDFQKAESKDPPCTIWQEPPSRTVSATVLEVEDKGPSKPNGMSSPRFFKKSTKKIKSLLNIPERRENSPKRKNTSSPKVGGSSDTILSEDGDHKAQHGMKQWDYTAISMKSTDSSRLKGANGRVSENENHAVVLTGELSAPRFSTEELAGSPAGDGTVRSSGQLCIKLPDERSGLAHGRTSLGQRELVVGNRLYSRFEPLCTFETKHTPSDHGTTVSVNSHIAEKQRNYFNTRGHLSTDRNNHVAQQTHSHDNKLGRFIQRVGNLINKNK